Proteins from one Deinococcus actinosclerus genomic window:
- the pfkA gene encoding 6-phosphofructokinase has protein sequence MTEPHCDPHPNPAGIKRVAVLTSGGDAPGMNAAIRAVVRTATSQGIEVIGVRRGFSGLHRGDFITLGPRDVANTLQRGGTILLSARSHTWRTPEGRARGARHLRAHDVDALIVIGGDGSFHGAHFLQEEHGIPVIGLPGTIDNDLYGTDHTIGYFTAVETALDAVDKLRDTGASHERIFVIEVMGRHAGHIALDVAVAGGAEEVFIPEDAKEVAGVLDIVKASVKKGKMGSIIIVAEGYPGGATGVAKAIEDGTGMETRVSILGHIQRGGSPVSSDRILASRLGEAAVYALMEGRSDVMVGRQNHGTSFTPLADTWEKRKDVSRDLYRCAKTLSI, from the coding sequence ATGACCGAACCCCACTGCGATCCCCACCCCAACCCCGCCGGCATCAAGCGTGTGGCCGTCCTGACCAGCGGCGGCGACGCTCCCGGCATGAACGCCGCCATCCGCGCCGTCGTGCGCACCGCCACCTCCCAGGGCATCGAGGTCATCGGCGTCCGGCGCGGTTTCTCCGGGCTGCACCGCGGCGACTTCATCACCCTCGGGCCGCGCGACGTGGCCAACACCCTCCAGCGCGGCGGCACCATCCTGCTCTCGGCGCGCAGCCACACCTGGCGCACCCCGGAAGGCCGCGCCCGCGGCGCGCGGCACCTGCGCGCCCACGACGTGGACGCCCTGATCGTCATCGGCGGGGACGGCAGCTTCCACGGCGCGCACTTCCTGCAGGAAGAGCACGGCATCCCCGTGATCGGCCTGCCCGGCACCATCGACAACGACCTGTACGGCACGGATCACACCATCGGGTACTTCACGGCCGTCGAGACCGCCCTGGACGCCGTGGACAAGCTGCGCGACACCGGGGCCAGCCACGAGCGCATCTTCGTGATCGAGGTCATGGGCCGCCACGCCGGGCACATCGCCCTGGACGTCGCCGTGGCGGGCGGGGCCGAGGAGGTCTTCATCCCCGAGGACGCCAAGGAGGTCGCGGGCGTGCTCGACATCGTCAAGGCCTCGGTGAAGAAGGGCAAGATGGGCAGCATCATCATCGTGGCCGAGGGCTACCCCGGCGGCGCGACCGGCGTGGCCAAGGCCATCGAGGACGGGACCGGCATGGAAACCCGCGTGAGCATCCTGGGTCACATCCAGCGCGGCGGCAGCCCGGTGTCCTCGGACCGCATCCTGGCCAGCCGCCTGGGCGAGGCCGCCGTGTACGCCCTGATGGAGGGCCGGAGTGACGTCATGGTGGGCCGCCAGAACCACGGCACCAGCTTCACGCCCCTGGCCGACACCTGGGAGAAACGCAAGGACGTCAGCCGCGACCTGTACCGCTGCGCCAAGACCCTCAGCATCTGA
- the rsmI gene encoding 16S rRNA (cytidine(1402)-2'-O)-methyltransferase, which produces MTEPEFAATPELDLPDVSPVTIPDGARVWLVPTPVGNLGDITLRALEVLRAADAVACEDTRRTGALLTHLGIRKPLVRLDAHTMGRAPQVLERYARLAYVSDAGTPGISDPGAELVAAAVAADVPVEALPGATAFVPALVLSALPTGRFTFEGFLPRSGRDRRERLTAVAARAETSVLYESPHRLHATLEDLRDTCGPQRAASVTRELTKRFEETVRGTLAELAAHFKSGVRGELVVVVAGRPEGEARGDEVDHAARARELAAQGLGTRDIRDLLIREGLRKNDAYALALQATSDA; this is translated from the coding sequence ATGACTGAGCCGGAGTTTGCTGCGACGCCCGAACTGGACCTGCCCGACGTCTCCCCGGTGACCATCCCGGACGGGGCGCGGGTGTGGCTGGTCCCGACCCCGGTGGGCAACCTGGGGGACATCACGCTGCGGGCGCTGGAGGTGCTGCGCGCCGCCGACGCGGTCGCCTGCGAGGACACCCGCCGCACCGGGGCGCTGCTGACGCACCTGGGCATCAGGAAACCGCTCGTGCGGCTCGACGCCCACACGATGGGCCGCGCGCCGCAGGTGCTCGAGCGCTACGCGCGGCTGGCCTACGTGAGCGACGCGGGCACGCCGGGCATCAGCGACCCCGGCGCGGAGCTGGTCGCGGCGGCCGTGGCGGCGGACGTGCCGGTGGAGGCGTTGCCGGGCGCGACGGCGTTCGTGCCGGCGCTGGTGCTGTCGGCCCTGCCGACCGGGCGCTTCACCTTCGAGGGGTTCCTGCCCCGTTCGGGCCGCGACCGCAGGGAGCGGCTGACCGCCGTGGCCGCCCGCGCCGAGACGAGCGTGCTGTACGAGAGTCCGCACCGCCTGCACGCGACACTGGAGGATCTGAGGGACACCTGCGGGCCACAGCGCGCCGCGAGCGTGACCCGCGAGCTGACCAAGCGCTTCGAGGAGACGGTGCGCGGCACCCTGGCCGAACTGGCCGCGCACTTCAAGTCGGGCGTGCGCGGTGAGCTCGTGGTGGTCGTCGCGGGCCGCCCCGAGGGCGAGGCGAGGGGTGACGAGGTGGACCACGCGGCGCGTGCCCGGGAGCTGGCGGCGCAGGGCCTGGGTACTCGGGATATACGTGACCTTCTCATCCGGGAGGGTTTGCGTAAGAATGACGCTTATGCACTGGCACTCCAGGCGACCTCGGACGCCTGA
- a CDS encoding pseudouridine synthase has protein sequence MSAERLQKRLARAGVASRRAAEELISAGRITVNGEVATLGRTVTDADDIRLDGQLIETESVPKVTYMLYKPRGYVTTARDEYGRRNVLDAMPRIPGLHPVGRLDRDSEGLLLLTTDGDLTLTMTHPRYGHEKAYRAWTDGPHEPTQADLDALTGGALKLEDGPARALLATPARGGAFVTLGEGRNRQVRRMMEEIGHPVTRLLRYRVGGLWLGNMEVGEYQQLDERDLQDLLHPEKVPAPIWERQWDRIQKRWG, from the coding sequence GTGAGCGCCGAACGCCTCCAGAAGCGCCTCGCCCGCGCCGGGGTCGCCTCGCGCCGCGCCGCCGAGGAGCTCATCAGCGCCGGGCGGATCACCGTGAACGGCGAGGTCGCCACGCTGGGCCGCACCGTCACCGACGCCGACGACATCCGCCTCGACGGGCAGCTCATCGAGACCGAGAGCGTCCCGAAGGTCACGTACATGCTGTACAAACCGCGTGGGTACGTCACCACCGCCCGCGACGAGTACGGCCGCCGGAACGTGCTGGACGCCATGCCCCGCATTCCGGGCCTGCACCCGGTGGGCCGGCTCGACCGCGACTCGGAGGGGCTGCTGCTCCTGACCACCGACGGCGACCTGACGCTGACCATGACCCACCCGCGCTACGGCCACGAGAAGGCGTACCGCGCCTGGACGGACGGGCCCCACGAGCCCACCCAGGCCGATCTGGACGCCCTGACGGGCGGCGCCCTGAAGCTGGAGGACGGCCCGGCCCGCGCCCTGCTGGCGACGCCCGCGCGGGGTGGGGCGTTCGTGACGCTCGGTGAGGGCCGCAACCGGCAGGTGCGCCGCATGATGGAGGAGATCGGCCACCCGGTCACGCGCCTGCTGCGCTACCGCGTGGGCGGCCTGTGGCTGGGCAACATGGAGGTCGGCGAGTACCAGCAGCTCGACGAGCGGGATCTCCAGGACCTGCTGCACCCGGAGAAGGTACCCGCGCCCATCTGGGAGCGCCAGTGGGACCGCATCCAGAAGCGCTGGGGATGA
- the truB gene encoding tRNA pseudouridine(55) synthase TruB, whose product MPVIAVDKPLNLTSHDVVNRARRARSTKRVGHTGTLDPLATGVLVLCVDDSTKVVQFMEADSKDYLAWISLGAGTPTLDAEGPVDEVATVPELDTARVQELLNTFTGPQAQVPPQYSAIQVGGQRAYAVARAGGALDLPARHVMIHSLDLLGVYPSVDAAPRTFDPQNWTPADTGHTFTLPPALGEFPTLLVRASVGSGTYLRSLARDVGAALGVPAHLGGLVRTRVGRYDLRDAVTVDDLPGATGIPDLAALDFPVIEADDRLARELRQGKRPAHPAQGRHVVTLNGDLVAVVDGDGEQLKVVRAWA is encoded by the coding sequence ATGCCCGTGATCGCCGTGGACAAGCCGCTGAACCTCACCTCGCACGATGTCGTCAACCGCGCGAGGCGGGCGCGCAGCACCAAGCGCGTGGGGCACACCGGCACCCTGGACCCCCTGGCGACCGGGGTGCTGGTGCTGTGCGTGGACGACAGCACGAAGGTCGTGCAGTTCATGGAAGCCGACAGCAAGGATTACCTCGCGTGGATCAGCCTCGGGGCCGGCACGCCGACCCTGGACGCGGAAGGGCCGGTGGACGAGGTGGCAACCGTGCCGGAGCTGGACACCGCGCGCGTGCAGGAGCTCCTGAACACGTTCACCGGGCCGCAGGCGCAGGTGCCGCCGCAGTACAGCGCCATCCAGGTGGGCGGCCAGCGGGCCTACGCGGTGGCCCGCGCCGGGGGTGCGCTGGACCTGCCCGCCCGGCACGTGATGATCCACTCGCTGGACCTGCTGGGCGTGTACCCCAGCGTGGACGCAGCGCCGCGCACCTTCGACCCGCAGAACTGGACCCCGGCGGACACCGGCCACACCTTCACCCTGCCGCCCGCGCTGGGTGAGTTCCCCACCCTGCTCGTGCGGGCCAGCGTGGGCAGCGGCACGTACCTGCGCTCCCTGGCCCGCGACGTCGGTGCGGCGCTGGGCGTGCCCGCGCACCTGGGCGGGCTGGTGCGCACCCGCGTGGGCCGCTACGACCTGCGTGACGCCGTGACCGTGGACGACCTGCCCGGCGCGACCGGCATACCTGATCTGGCCGCGCTGGACTTCCCGGTGATCGAGGCTGACGACCGACTGGCCCGCGAACTGCGCCAGGGTAAACGCCCGGCGCATCCCGCGCAGGGCCGCCACGTCGTCACCCTGAACGGCGACCTCGTGGCGGTCGTGGACGGGGACGGCGAGCAGCTGAAGGTCGTGCGCGCCTGGGCGTGA
- the gatA gene encoding Asp-tRNA(Asn)/Glu-tRNA(Gln) amidotransferase subunit GatA — MAFTSAAQQARRVQARDLSPQDLTTQALTRIEAARDLNAVVSVNPNARSQAQAVQARLDAGESLPLAGVPVIVKDNINVMGTETTCGSRILRGYVSPYDATAAARLTRAGAVIVAKANMDEFAMGSSTESSAHGPTLNPWDTGRVPGGSSGGSAVAVAANLVDISLGSDTGGSVRQPASFTGVYGLKPTYGRVSRSGLVAYASSLDQIGPFARSAEDLALIMNVIAGHDPLDATSLDAPPAFAAGTPDDLRGLRVGVITESLAGNTAGVDATLSATLDALRGAGAAVSEVSLPELKYAIAAYYLIAMPEASSNLARFDGMVYGQRAAGSDLTEAMTLTREQGFGPEVQRRILIGTYALSSGYYDAYYSKAMKVRRLIADRFTQAFTQFDVLVTPTSPFPAFRRGEKTSDPLAMYAADVDTVAINLAGLPALSVPAGFETAEGVRLPVGVQFIAPPFQDERLVRIAGGLEGIGIAQPQVAPGY; from the coding sequence ATGGCCTTCACCTCCGCTGCACAGCAGGCGCGCCGCGTTCAGGCGCGTGACCTCTCCCCGCAGGATCTGACTACGCAGGCCCTGACCCGCATCGAGGCGGCCCGTGACCTGAACGCCGTGGTCAGCGTGAATCCGAACGCGCGCTCCCAGGCACAGGCGGTGCAGGCGCGCCTGGACGCCGGGGAGAGCCTGCCGCTGGCGGGCGTGCCCGTGATCGTGAAGGACAACATCAACGTGATGGGCACCGAGACCACCTGCGGCAGCCGCATCCTGCGCGGGTACGTGAGCCCCTACGACGCGACCGCCGCCGCGCGCCTGACCCGCGCGGGCGCCGTGATCGTCGCCAAGGCCAACATGGACGAGTTCGCGATGGGCAGCTCCACCGAGAGCAGCGCGCACGGCCCCACCCTGAACCCCTGGGACACCGGCCGCGTGCCGGGCGGCAGCAGCGGCGGGAGCGCCGTGGCGGTCGCCGCGAACCTCGTGGACATCAGTCTGGGCAGCGACACGGGCGGCAGCGTCCGCCAGCCCGCCTCGTTCACCGGCGTGTACGGCCTGAAACCCACCTACGGGCGCGTGAGCCGCTCGGGGCTGGTCGCGTACGCCAGCAGCCTCGACCAGATCGGACCGTTCGCCCGCAGCGCCGAGGATCTGGCGCTCATCATGAACGTCATCGCCGGGCACGACCCGCTGGACGCCACCAGCCTGGACGCGCCCCCGGCGTTCGCGGCGGGCACCCCGGACGACCTGCGCGGCCTGCGGGTGGGCGTGATCACCGAGAGCCTCGCGGGGAACACGGCGGGTGTGGACGCCACCCTGAGCGCCACGCTGGACGCCCTGCGCGGCGCGGGGGCCGCCGTGAGCGAGGTCAGCCTGCCCGAACTGAAGTACGCCATCGCCGCGTACTACCTGATCGCCATGCCCGAGGCGAGCAGCAACCTCGCCCGCTTCGACGGCATGGTGTACGGCCAGCGCGCGGCGGGCAGCGACCTGACCGAGGCGATGACCCTCACCCGCGAGCAGGGCTTCGGGCCCGAGGTGCAGCGCCGCATCCTGATCGGCACGTACGCCCTGAGTAGCGGCTACTACGACGCCTACTATAGCAAGGCCATGAAGGTCCGCCGCCTGATCGCCGACCGCTTCACCCAGGCCTTCACGCAGTTCGACGTCCTGGTCACCCCCACCAGTCCCTTCCCCGCCTTCCGGCGCGGCGAGAAGACCAGCGATCCCCTGGCCATGTACGCCGCCGACGTGGACACCGTCGCGATCAACCTCGCGGGCCTGCCCGCCCTGAGCGTCCCCGCCGGATTCGAGACTGCGGAGGGCGTGCGCCTCCCGGTCGGTGTCCAGTTCATCGCGCCGCCCTTCCAGGACGAACGCCTCGTGCGGATCGCGGGCGGCCTGGAAGGCATCGGGATCGCGCAGCCGCAGGTGGCCCCGGGGTACTGA
- a CDS encoding DUF4388 domain-containing protein, producing the protein MTKSTASLETFDFLELLYLLSEQGRSGVLSVHRPDGQFQAWLEGGRVRHLQLGDDLGVPALARLMQDPVGRFQFDEGVTHPRPRLDATLDEVTLEALEALPVRELPFDGPGRITSPERVSRMRWSLKELDVLKMIEAQKPVSDLVADPEVKRMLLKLVRMGLLVARRSRTARLVVTVTRQVRDVVLVDELIMRRWKEDIVRHPQFVAIRGDSGKVVSLPVRAGSNLTTQLMIPPELLMRTALRAGESVLVKPV; encoded by the coding sequence ATGACGAAATCCACTGCCAGCCTCGAAACGTTTGATTTTCTGGAACTGCTGTACCTGCTCTCCGAGCAGGGCCGCAGCGGCGTGCTGTCGGTGCACCGGCCCGACGGACAGTTCCAGGCGTGGCTGGAGGGCGGCCGGGTCCGGCACCTGCAACTGGGAGACGATCTGGGAGTGCCCGCGCTGGCGCGGCTGATGCAGGATCCGGTGGGCCGCTTCCAGTTCGACGAGGGGGTCACGCATCCCCGCCCGCGGCTGGACGCCACGCTCGACGAGGTGACGCTGGAGGCGCTGGAGGCGCTGCCGGTCAGGGAGCTGCCCTTCGACGGGCCCGGCCGGATCACCTCGCCGGAACGGGTGAGCCGCATGCGCTGGAGCCTGAAGGAACTTGACGTCCTGAAGATGATCGAGGCGCAGAAACCCGTGAGTGACCTGGTCGCGGATCCCGAGGTCAAGCGCATGCTGCTGAAACTGGTGCGCATGGGGCTGCTGGTGGCCCGGCGGTCACGGACGGCGCGGCTGGTCGTGACGGTCACGCGGCAGGTGCGGGACGTGGTGCTGGTGGACGAACTGATCATGCGCCGCTGGAAGGAGGACATCGTGCGCCACCCGCAGTTCGTGGCGATCCGGGGTGACTCGGGCAAGGTGGTGTCGCTGCCGGTGCGGGCGGGCAGCAACCTGACGACGCAGCTGATGATCCCGCCGGAGCTGCTCATGCGCACCGCGCTGCGCGCCGGTGAGAGCGTGCTCGTCAAACCTGTCTGA
- the scpB gene encoding SMC-Scp complex subunit ScpB, giving the protein MSGPGLPALVGAALLAAGRPVTLRELSQVLGVPEDAVRREVEGFADRVAQAELGFQVEAVAGGYRLVVPPVIAPYLSPLLSPPPLPVLSSAALEVLAVIAYRQPVTRAEIEAMRGGSASTVVTLQERELVKVVGRSDAVGQPLLYGTTERFLLDFGLTTLADLPPLESGSFAHLLRS; this is encoded by the coding sequence GTGAGCGGGCCCGGCCTGCCGGCGCTGGTGGGCGCGGCGCTGCTCGCGGCGGGGCGCCCGGTGACGCTGCGTGAACTCTCGCAGGTGCTGGGGGTGCCCGAGGACGCGGTCCGGCGTGAGGTGGAGGGGTTTGCCGACCGGGTGGCGCAGGCGGAGCTCGGCTTTCAGGTGGAGGCGGTCGCGGGCGGCTACCGGCTGGTGGTGCCCCCGGTGATCGCCCCGTACCTGTCACCCCTGCTGTCGCCGCCGCCGCTGCCGGTGCTGAGCAGCGCCGCGCTGGAGGTCCTCGCGGTGATCGCGTACCGGCAGCCGGTCACGCGGGCGGAGATCGAGGCGATGCGGGGCGGCAGTGCCAGTACGGTCGTGACCCTGCAGGAACGGGAACTCGTGAAGGTGGTGGGCCGCTCTGACGCGGTGGGACAGCCGCTGCTGTACGGCACCACCGAGCGGTTCCTGCTGGACTTCGGGTTGACGACCCTGGCGGACCTGCCGCCGCTGGAATCCGGGTCGTTCGCGCACCTCCTGCGCAGCTGA
- a CDS encoding L-threonylcarbamoyladenylate synthase, giving the protein MMNSLTNRLTSRQPDVPWAALLLEAARVLRAGGVVAYPSETVWGLAALPDAAAQLFRRKGRDEGKPVQGSFLDLEAARAFVQPDRAFEALAVFLPGPLTLVIPASAACPAALAPGGRVGVRVPDHPVAQALLAQVGGVLATTSCNRSGEAAALTFAQARALDLADLVLPDAGVPAQGLPSTVLDVPARRVLREGAVPAARVLAALDGLA; this is encoded by the coding sequence ATGATGAACAGTTTGACGAACAGATTGACGAGTCGGCAGCCGGACGTTCCCTGGGCCGCGCTGCTCCTTGAGGCGGCGCGGGTGCTCAGGGCGGGCGGCGTGGTCGCGTACCCCAGCGAGACCGTGTGGGGGCTGGCGGCCCTGCCGGACGCGGCGGCGCAGCTGTTCCGGCGCAAGGGGCGGGATGAGGGCAAGCCGGTGCAGGGGTCCTTCCTGGATCTGGAGGCCGCGCGGGCGTTCGTGCAGCCGGACCGGGCCTTCGAGGCGCTGGCGGTCTTCCTGCCGGGGCCACTGACGCTGGTGATCCCGGCCTCGGCGGCGTGTCCGGCGGCGCTGGCGCCGGGCGGGCGCGTGGGGGTGCGGGTGCCGGATCACCCGGTCGCGCAGGCGCTGCTCGCGCAGGTGGGCGGCGTGCTGGCGACCACCAGCTGTAACCGCAGTGGGGAGGCCGCCGCCCTGACCTTCGCGCAGGCCCGTGCGCTGGACCTGGCTGATCTGGTGCTGCCTGACGCGGGCGTGCCGGCCCAGGGGCTGCCGAGTACGGTGCTGGACGTCCCGGCGCGGCGGGTGCTGCGCGAGGGCGCGGTGCCGGCGGCCCGGGTGCTGGCGGCGCTGGACGGTCTGGCGTGA
- a CDS encoding type II secretion system F family protein has product MPVFEYRVRDRSGKVLKSQMEAETANQVRDTLRSKGLMIVEIKAPKTGLNADIKIPFLDNRPPSLKQVAIFSKQLATLINAGVPLVQSLAILQKQIEHKGFQGVVKEMRGEIEAGTPLSEAIAKHPKIFNRLYLNLVRAGETSGTLDSVLERIAAFQEKELALRGKIKSALTYPVVVLVFAILITYFLLTTIVPQFAGILAQLNAPLPFITRMLMAVSNFLQHQILIMIAIAAVCTFAYRAYYNTPKGRTVIDDIKLKVPILGNLIQKSAISSFARTFGLLISSGVNIIESLEITKGTANNAIVEASIDNAKNVVMVGEQMSSSLATSKVFPPMVVSMISIGEETGSLDDMLVKVGDFYDREVDEAVDSMTAAIEPLMIVFLGGIVGTIVAGMFLPMFSIIGQLSQ; this is encoded by the coding sequence ATGCCCGTCTTCGAATACCGCGTGCGAGACCGCTCCGGCAAGGTGCTGAAATCCCAGATGGAAGCCGAGACGGCCAACCAGGTCCGCGACACCCTGCGCTCCAAGGGCCTGATGATCGTCGAGATCAAGGCCCCCAAGACCGGCCTGAACGCCGACATCAAGATCCCCTTCCTCGACAACCGCCCGCCCAGCCTGAAACAGGTCGCCATCTTCAGCAAGCAGCTGGCCACCCTGATCAACGCCGGGGTGCCCCTCGTGCAGTCACTGGCGATTCTGCAAAAACAGATCGAGCACAAGGGCTTCCAGGGAGTTGTCAAGGAAATGCGCGGTGAGATTGAGGCCGGGACGCCCCTGAGCGAGGCCATCGCCAAGCATCCCAAGATCTTCAACCGCCTGTACCTGAACCTGGTCCGCGCCGGGGAAACGAGCGGCACGCTGGACTCCGTGCTGGAACGCATCGCCGCTTTCCAGGAAAAGGAACTGGCACTGCGCGGCAAGATCAAGAGCGCCCTGACCTACCCAGTGGTGGTCCTGGTCTTCGCCATCCTCATCACCTACTTCCTGCTCACGACGATCGTGCCGCAGTTCGCCGGGATCCTGGCGCAACTGAACGCCCCGCTGCCATTCATCACGCGCATGCTGATGGCCGTCTCCAACTTCCTTCAGCATCAGATTCTGATCATGATCGCCATTGCCGCTGTCTGTACGTTCGCCTACCGGGCCTACTACAACACACCCAAAGGGCGGACCGTCATTGACGACATCAAGCTCAAGGTGCCGATCCTAGGCAACCTCATTCAGAAGAGTGCGATTTCCTCGTTCGCCCGCACCTTCGGCCTGCTCATCAGCAGCGGGGTCAACATCATCGAGAGTCTAGAAATCACCAAGGGCACGGCCAACAACGCGATTGTCGAGGCGAGTATCGACAATGCCAAGAACGTCGTGATGGTAGGTGAGCAGATGAGCAGCAGCCTCGCGACCAGCAAGGTCTTCCCCCCGATGGTCGTCAGCATGATCAGCATCGGTGAAGAAACCGGCTCCCTAGACGACATGCTCGTCAAGGTCGGCGACTTCTACGACCGTGAAGTGGACGAGGCCGTCGACAGCATGACGGCCGCCATTGAGCCACTGATGATCGTCTTCCTGGGTGGCATCGTCGGCACCATCGTTGCCGGCATGTTCCTGCCCATGTTCAGCATCATCGGCCAGCTCAGTCAGTAG
- a CDS encoding DUF1152 domain-containing protein, with product MPSLHLPFFRELQDSHRVLIAGMGGGFDVFCGLPLYFALKAEGKEVFLANYSFTSLGLGPNGPLPHAVVPVTPDLFVPLGEYFPEYWLSRWLVTQGEPGTVYALRKVGVKPLKSAYEALVQHLSIDTIILVDGGTDSLMRGDESGLGTPHEDATSLVAVNELRGPKKLLACLGFGVDHFHGVSHADYLEATAELARGGAYLGAFSLTPDMPPVQKYKETCEAAFQMMPRYTSIVNSSVVSAIDGQYGDHHATSRTDGSKLWINPLMGLYWTYHLPDVARRLQYYQPMLDTITLSDVGLVIERHREEITIRPRVDIPV from the coding sequence ATGCCTTCCCTCCATCTGCCCTTCTTCCGGGAACTTCAGGACTCGCACCGCGTGCTGATCGCCGGGATGGGTGGTGGATTCGACGTGTTCTGCGGGCTCCCGCTGTACTTCGCACTGAAGGCCGAGGGGAAAGAGGTATTCCTGGCGAACTACTCGTTCACCAGCCTGGGCCTCGGCCCGAACGGCCCGCTGCCGCACGCGGTGGTGCCCGTCACGCCGGATCTGTTCGTGCCGCTCGGCGAGTACTTCCCGGAGTACTGGCTGAGCCGCTGGCTGGTCACGCAAGGTGAACCGGGCACCGTGTACGCCCTGCGGAAGGTGGGCGTGAAGCCCCTGAAAAGCGCATACGAGGCGCTGGTGCAGCATCTGAGCATCGACACGATCATCCTCGTGGACGGCGGGACCGACTCCCTGATGCGTGGCGACGAGTCCGGGCTGGGCACCCCGCACGAGGACGCCACCAGCCTCGTCGCCGTGAACGAACTGCGCGGCCCGAAGAAGCTGCTGGCCTGCCTGGGCTTCGGCGTGGACCACTTCCACGGCGTCTCGCACGCCGATTACCTGGAAGCCACCGCCGAACTCGCCCGGGGCGGCGCGTACCTGGGCGCGTTCAGCCTCACGCCCGACATGCCCCCGGTACAGAAGTACAAGGAAACCTGCGAGGCCGCCTTCCAGATGATGCCCCGCTACACCAGCATCGTGAACAGCAGCGTCGTCAGCGCCATCGACGGGCAGTACGGCGACCACCACGCCACCAGCCGCACGGACGGCAGCAAACTGTGGATCAACCCGCTGATGGGCCTGTACTGGACATACCACCTGCCCGACGTCGCCCGCCGCCTCCAGTACTACCAGCCCATGCTGGACACCATCACGCTGAGCGACGTGGGCCTCGTGATCGAACGACACCGCGAAGAAATCACGATCAGGCCGCGGGTGGACATTCCAGTCTGA
- a CDS encoding alpha/beta hydrolase, with amino-acid sequence MNPGRLLGGGAALVLGAWFLSTRRAASYAQLHPELRSPFVRFRSPPFTRGVVALMQAVQARAKAPALPDGVAVEERRIPGPPGAPDVTVFVYRPPTLAAGAAAILNIHGGGYVTGSAAAYHPQSAGYARDLGVVVVGVEYRLAPATPFPGPLEDCYAALTWMARDAEALGIDPARIALVGDSAGGGLAAALAQLAHDRGEVTPAFQLLYYPMLDDRTALNADHAGRGEFIWRPASNVLGWTSYLGRPPRLDSAPAYAAPARRADLTGLPPAWIGVGTLDLFHAEDREYAQRLQAAGVPCEYVEVPGAYHAFERFTPDSSAARAFTASALKALRSGLSLS; translated from the coding sequence ATGAACCCCGGAAGATTGTTGGGTGGTGGGGCGGCGCTGGTGCTGGGCGCCTGGTTCCTCTCGACCCGCCGAGCCGCCTCGTATGCTCAGCTGCACCCGGAGTTGCGTTCTCCGTTCGTGCGGTTCCGTTCGCCGCCCTTCACGCGGGGCGTCGTGGCGTTGATGCAGGCGGTGCAGGCCCGCGCGAAGGCTCCGGCGCTGCCGGACGGGGTGGCGGTGGAGGAGCGGCGCATTCCGGGACCGCCCGGGGCGCCGGACGTGACGGTGTTCGTGTACCGGCCCCCGACCCTGGCGGCGGGTGCGGCGGCGATCCTGAACATTCACGGGGGCGGGTACGTGACGGGCTCGGCGGCGGCGTACCACCCGCAGAGCGCCGGGTACGCGCGGGACCTTGGTGTGGTCGTGGTGGGCGTCGAGTATCGCCTCGCACCCGCCACGCCGTTCCCTGGCCCGCTGGAGGACTGCTACGCGGCCCTGACGTGGATGGCCCGTGACGCAGAGGCGCTGGGGATCGACCCGGCCCGCATCGCGCTCGTGGGGGACAGTGCCGGGGGCGGGCTGGCCGCCGCGCTGGCGCAACTCGCGCACGACCGGGGCGAGGTCACGCCCGCCTTCCAGCTGCTGTACTACCCCATGCTGGACGACCGCACGGCCCTGAACGCCGATCACGCCGGGCGGGGTGAGTTCATCTGGCGGCCCGCGTCGAACGTGCTGGGCTGGACATCGTACCTGGGCCGCCCACCGCGCCTGGACAGTGCCCCGGCGTACGCAGCGCCCGCCCGCCGCGCCGACCTGACCGGCCTGCCGCCCGCGTGGATCGGTGTGGGCACCCTCGACCTCTTCCACGCGGAGGACCGCGAGTACGCCCAGCGACTTCAGGCGGCGGGCGTGCCCTGCGAGTACGTGGAGGTGCCCGGCGCGTACCACGCCTTCGAGCGCTTCACGCCGGACTCCTCGGCTGCCCGTGCATTCACGGCCTCCGCCCTGAAGGCCCTGCGGAGCGGGCTGAGCCTGTCCTGA